The genomic window CATGCGGGTCAGATCTGTCAGCCGCTTGTTCTCATCCATCAGGGCACGGTTCTGTGATCTCAGGTCACCATTCTCGTTGACCTTGTTTGCAATTTCGGCTTCAAGCTGGGAGATGTATTCTGAAACTGGTGTTAGCAAATGGCCAAAGTAGAAGATTAAAAAGAACATGGGAAAAGCCTTACCCTTTCTGCGGGAACGGAAAGCACGAGCGGACACCTTATTTCGAAGTTGTCGTCGCTCCTTGCTGCTAAGCTTCTTGCCTTCCTCACTGGCCAGAAGGCGCTCGTCCTCATCcatttcctcctcatccttcTTGGTCCTGGGCAGGTTGTTGAGAACGGATTGAGACTCGGGCTCATTGGAGGCAGGCTTGGCCCGCATCGAATTTAGGAGCTGGGTAATCTTCTGCTCGACGATAGGGTCAGTGGGTTGAGGAGCCTTGCCGCGAGACTTTGGAGAGGTCTGGCGCTGAGTCTGCTGgatgagctgctgctgctgctgctgtcgtTGCTGAGCCTGGGCCTTTGCGAGAGCGGCTTGCGAGTGGGCACCGGGCCAGAGACGGCCAACGCTGCTTGTCTGTGAGAGAGCGGACGTGTCGTGTTCGATGCTGCTGGGGTTCACAGTGGGAAAGAACTGCGAATCAGCAGGGGACTCAAACTCCATCTCCATGGTGCCCTGCGAAGGTGAAGCGTTGAAATCAAAGACATCATTCTCAGGGCTGAAACTAGAGAGATAGTCGAGGCTGCCGAAGTCCTGATAACCAGTATTGTTGGTCTGGTTTACGGCCATAGTGTTTGTCAGAGCGCCAGGCACGAATCCCGTCTGCTGGCGGTACATGTCATAATTGTGACTAGGGCCACTCAGTGTCTGGGTCGTTGAGGGCAGGCTGGGAGTGCTGACGGCGGCTGTGACTGGGCTGGCGAAAGTGGGCTTTGACGCTGTCGAGGGCGACAACGACGGCGAATTGTAGCTGCCATCACAGGCAGAAAAGTCGAGCAGGGCATCGACGTCGATGGTTTGGCTGGAAGTCGACATTTTGGAAACCTCGAGTGATGACTACTGAGGGGCGCGACGGCCAAGCTGCGAGGCGTCTCGAGAATTGCAAGCAGGAGACCGGCGAGGTCGGAGGTGTGTGTCGCAATTGATGCAGTGGCGGTTATGATCGAAGTGTCTTGGGACGGCGATGATGTGTCGGTGTTGGCAGCAAAAAGCCGTGGTGTAgcagacaaaaaaaaaaggcgtgGAAAGAGAACAAGAAGTGAATCGGAACGAAATCTCAGGCAGAAAGGGGGCCGAGGATAGCTATGAATGGAatggatgccttgttgatgGTGTGTTTCCAACTTGGCAAGCATCCTGGCTGGTCTGGTTTGGGTCCGGCGCTCCTGGCAAAAAGTCCTGCCCGAGCGGGCTGGAGTGGGCGAGCAGGGATGGTGGGGAGGATGGGGGCAGTGACGCGTCAGCTCCTTTCACAGAGGGAAGGCGATGCCCTGACGGAGAGAGCCTCGATTGGCTCGTTTCGGGCGCCGTGATGGCTAGCGCCCCATGCAAGGTATCTCGCCACGCACATTTGGCTGCGGCGAATACTTGTGTGGCCGTTGGGGCTGAAGCgacgtcctcgccctcgtgCCGTCTCGTGGTAGTCCTCGCCGTTGAACCGTCTCCTCTCGCCCACACGTCGATCGATAAATCCCTTTTTGGAACTCGCTCTCCGGTGTACCACGCATATAAGCGTCGCGGACTGTCTGGGGATGACGACGCCCTCGACCCGTTTCTCGACTAGCCCCGTCATCAATATGCTCCCATCATGCTGGTCCCCCTACAGCGCCAACAGCATCGACAACCAATCCGACAGGTCATTGCTCTGGTTAGGTTCAGTTTGGATGCCAAAGAGCCAGTAGCCATTGCAGGAGAACGCCCGGCCTGGGTCAAAGCAGCGGGCCAGCTAGCGATTTCAACAGTAGGGCTGACGAATCTCCTCGAAATGAACACGACGGCTGTTGCTCAGGTCAACCTTGATTACGATGTTATTGTTTCTGACGTTTCCACATCCTTGTGCCACGCTTGTTCCATCATGGCTCTGCCCTTCCTCCATGCAATATTAACACATATGTACAGTGCTCGCTCAGCCTAGAATTCAAACTGTTTGATTCCTACGCAGCACGGGAACTCAGTCGGGTGCCAAGGCTCAGCACGGCGTTTGCCTCAGTCCGTTGCCGGGAATGCCGTATCACAGATAGGAGAGCCAACCCGATGGCGACTGGCGATAACAATGAGGGAAGCCAGGCTGCAGGACTGGACATGGCACAAAACTAATTTTCAATGTGGTGCGAaatactccgtgctccgtcCAGGCTAGGGGATTGCAGACCGTGGCTCGGGTTTCCGAATAGCCCGAAGGCGCCTTTGTGAGGACACTCTGTCGGGCCACCGCCCGCCGCTGATGGCATGAACGATCTTGTGTGCTGGACTGGCCAGACAGACAGCCCAACGCCTTTCAGAGAGGTGCTGCCAGTCCATGCTGGCTTGTCATCCAAGATGGCGCCCAAGTGCCTGACGAATTGTGGCTGTACGGAGTTACGGAAGAGCCGTACATCCCAGCATGTATTACGGACAGGCGGGTCTCTCTCGCATTGGCCCCACAGCGCATTATACTCAACGATAATTGGCTGCTTATAAGCTCCGCCAGTGATCAGTCAAGTGATCCTGCACGTGGTCATCTGCAATCCGCTCAAAACCTAGAATCTCAGCTGGAACATTGCTGTGGCAGTGCTGTTAAAAATAACTACCTGCCCATCCTATGAAATACTCCGTGCTGAGCATTTTTATTGAATCCATCATAATTCACAGaatggagtacggagtacggagtagtacatacatgtacggagtacgtccATGCTGAATTCTTCTCTCTGTGGGTACATGGCGAAATTGGCTCACCAGGGCTGCTTAATGAGGCTTCCCACGAATAAAATCATGGTGGTTTTCTGAAAACCCCTGAGAACCGTCATTTCCTCCTTTTCCGAATCCTTAAGGCCTGTGTGTTTCGAGTCGAGCGCGGATTTTGGCCTGAAACATTTTGTTGAAAATTCTCTCCCAGCAGCAATTCACCTCACCCTGTCGATGTGACCGCCGCCTTCATCGCCTCCCTGGACGACCCCACAGGCTAACAGCCAAGACGACTAGCGATTCATGCCATTCCTTTGTCTTGATGCCTTGTCGCAGTCCCTATGCCGACGGCCATAAATTAAATATGTATTCTGGTGTCTGCCAGTCCACATGTTATGTTATTCCAGACTGACTCTCATCATTACTACTTACTAATGACCTCCGTCAATGTCTGGAATTCTCAGTCGGTACTAAAGTATTCTGCCCAGGGCCGCccaaggccgccatcaaAACCCGACGAGGTCACGACAGTGTACGCAGTAGTGACATGGTGACTGGGTCGCAATGGCATTTATGCCGCCGTCCCATCTAATCACGACTGTCTTTTTTCATTGGAAAGGGAGATGGGCTCCTTGAATAATAGGTTGCCGCGGGCGCAGTAACTGGACAATATTCCTCCCGAATATACAGAGTATTGCACAGTCAGATCCCAGCCATGGATTCGGGTTCCCTCCATATCCATATCCATATCCATATCCATGGAGCCACCAAAAGTATGTATGCTTAGCATATAAAGCCGGGATGGCTAGAGGAAGCATTAACTGGCTGAAAACGAAATCGCCTGATTTCGCATGGCTGGTGAATGTTGTGGCCATCCAATTATAGGCTTAACACCCGTACTCCATAGGCATTTTCTATCTGTAGATGTCGCATCCACGTGATTGTTTCATGGTAATCCAAGTTGGGTCTCTAGGTGTATGCCGCACCAGGTGGTATGCGCCAATCAGATGTGATTATGTAATCAACCAGGCACCGGATCGGTACCCAAACTCAAGACCGCCAGTTAATATGGTTGATACTTTCCTTTTCCAACTTCAACTGGCATATTTGCCAGTCGACGTCTAAGCTTGTCGTCGCCAACCGTCAACGTCCTGCAACTGATATTCTGCAGCGACCACGGCGTGTGATGCTGGCATTCCGTCGTCCCCGCCCCCAGCAAGTGATCTGATGCAGCCTGCTGCCTGAACACTACCCTCAAAAAAAAGTTGCCAAAAGGGAACGCGTCTGGCCTGGCCGCTACTGTGGCAACGTTTCTCCTACCTTTTGCGCGCTATCTAACACTCTTCTTAATTCTCTGAAGAAATTTGTGCAATAGCAAACGCTACCCAAGGTCTGCCAGAAACGCTGTCCCACTACATGTAGCTGGCCGCGCTGTGTCCAAGGTCATCGTCTTACCTCGACTACTGACTGGCCCTGGTATTGCGCTTCAAAGCTTTCACAAGCCGCATCATGGTAAGCTCGGGGATAGACCTTTGAAATCATGGGGAGGGAAAAACGAAAAGTCAAACCTCCTATTCGAGCGAGCGGGCCCAAGGAAAGACGCAGACGAAACCAGAAATTTCTGTCTGACCATCCAGCACCCGCCCCTGCTCCCCAAGGCCTTGTGGCAAAGCCAACACTACCAAAATCCAGGCATCACACGTACTTTGAGTTTGTTGAGAATACAGACAAGAAAGAGAAGATCCTCCAAGTCAAGGTAGAAATGAGCCAATGCCAGCTTTCAAAATCGTACCCTTGCATGAGGCTCACCAATGATAGGAGACCGAAGACAAAATCCCGCCTCCAGGCTTCGAGTTTGTCCCCATCGGTAACCCAGGACTGACAAAGGCATGCAAAGATCTTTCCCGCGAGAAAGATGCCATGATATTTGTAGTTTCGGTACGCATTCTACAAgagaaagaggaagaagaaaaatccACCTGTAGGCAAGAGACTAACAGTGGTCAGCCCGTCACTACCAACAACAGTCTATCCCAACAGGTCAATCGACTAGGCCACCACGTCAGACAGACCAtcgttgaagaagccaaggccaccatAGCGGACTTGCCGGAATCGGGAGCAGCTACACCAGATGGAAACCCGGAACCAATTCCTGAGATCCAGGCGGAATACCATGCTCAGGCAGATGCAGCACTTCGTGACCTGTTCCCTCGCATCCCCAACACTGACCGAGAGATTATCATCCAACATGCTTTCACACGGGTTAGTTTCTCCAACAATCGCCTTCCTCTGTGCTCTTTGACGAACCGTAATACTTCCCAGCGTGCGACTACAAAAGGAGAGCCACCCGTTGGATTATGTGGTGAAATTCCCCTTGCCCGGCGCGTCCAACTGGCAGTACTGGCCCACATTCGTCACAATCACACAAGGTATGAAGAATTACTGAAAGAAGCCGGATGGCAAGTTGCTCGAAAAACCGTCGAAACCCTTTGTCTCGATATCCTTGTCAAGTGGCGAGGAGACGAAGAGACCGGCCGTGACCAACTAGATGAGATATTGCGCGAAGTGGTCGTCATTTCGGACTCCGAAGATGACAGCTCAGACGAAGAAATGGTGGATGACTCCTCCATCGATAGTGATGGTGATGTCTCACCCAGTTCCGTGTTGATATCTACAAAGTCAACCACGGCAACGGTTCTTCCACAAATGGCAGCCGTAGAACAGCCTGGATCACCGGGACCAACCACGCTGGCAGAAGGACGCACTGCGCGGGCTAAAGAAAAGGCCCCTGCGAGATCCATGGATCATGTACAAAAGACTAACCGCAAGAATCAACGTGGCTTCAAGAGGTACCAGGCTGCTTGGCAGCAAGCTATTTTGCGGAACCGCGGAGCAGACGATGATCGCAGTGGATTCATAGCTGGTGGTGTGGGCGAATATAACCCACGCCATCCACAAATGCCTACCAGACAGCTTGAGGCTCATCAATCCACAACCTACAACGGCAGCCAAGTCGAGCGAGCTACTCCTTCTATAGGGTTCACAGTAAACTCTGGCCTTCCCCCTATGGAATCTCAACCGTATACTCGCCCAGTTGCTACTCCTCCGCTGTATGCCTATCAATCTACCGAGATTCAAGCTTCTCGTGACGCTTTGAGCTCTTCGGTGTATGAATTCTCAGGGGAAAGCCCCTCGACATTGAGGATGATGTCCCCTATCGCAAATCGTCTTGGAGATATGGCCGTCCGTTCTATTGAACCGGCCTCGTCAGAGACTGTGATGCAGCCAGCGTTTGTAAGGGCCGTGCCGCCGAGGCAACAGGATCACCTAGACCCTTTGCCTTCTCGGCCACCCCTGTTCCACACAATCCGCAGTATGTCACCTATGGATAGCGAAATTCGTAACTCCCCAGACCGGGGGGGCCGTCGGATAATTAGCGACTACCCAGCCGAAGGGAGCTTCCAAGCTAACAGTTTTGCTCTCGATGCTCCCACTTATGTTCCTCAAGAGCGTGTTGACTATTCGTTCATCTCTGGCGCCCCCAGTTATGCTAGGCCCGCGCTTCAAGGCTGGAGCAGGCCGTATGAACATCCCATTTGGGCTGATCCCCCAAGAGGTGACAGAATCATTGTAAATGCATCACGGCCTGGGACACGCACTAATCCAATCCTTATGGAAGATCGGGGTGGCTTCTTTGAGAGGGTTGCCTTGCCACTGGAGCCGACGGTATTCACACATCAGAAAGAAGACTCCCTTACACTCCACTCAGAGCCGTACAGAGCGACGGGATCTTATCTTGTATCTTCTGAGAGAGATGCAAGAATACTGCGAAACAATCGAGGGCATGATAGCCTTGAAGTGATGCCCATAAATCGGCCAGGTGCTTTGCATAACTCGCATCACTCGGAACGCTTTTATGGACATCAGCCGCAATTGTACCAGTCATGTGTACCAGAGGAATCAAATATTCGAGATGTAGAATCCCGAGACAGGGCTAGACATTGTGTGGCTAGCAGATATTGGCCTGCCCAAGAGGTGTAAGTACCACCGCATCACCCATACCTTGCAAAGATTGGTAGCAGCGGGTTCTCACACTAAATCAGGAGACGATATCCTCAGACGGATGCTCCTTTGCAGAATCACCAGCCGTCATATCGTTCACACCAGGGTAAACGTCCCGCGGCGGATGACCACTACCAGAATGCTTCACGGGGACGTCGGCGAGTACGGCCATCTGACGACGTCATTGTCCTGGAATAAAGATGTTTTTTTAATAGAGGATCCCACGCATGATTGACTGCATTTATTTCCATTCAATTAGACACGACTCCAAAGCATAGCGACGGTGTTGGCATAGAACAATTTCATAACGATAAGGAAATGAGTGACGACATCACAGGCTGTTTTCTTACAGGCCTGGAATAAACGATTGTGCGATGGAAATACCCGGCATGAGAATAGGGGAGGCGTTGAGATACCAGGAAGAGGTTGCAGGGAGAACGAGGAGGGAAAATGGACAGAACTATTTTTCATTCTATGAGAGGGTCTTTTATGGCTTGGttttggcgatggcgagtAATTCACGTTTACTGCTTCGTTTTAGTTTTGTTAATACGTTGATGAATTTGATAAAGGTTGTAAATCGATTCATTACATATCACATCTTTACAGGCTTCAATCTGCCGCTCCGCATTGGAAAGAATGCAATCTTGGCATAAGAAATAGTCCAAAGTCATATATGcatatatataatatatatattgcTCTACTTTTATCGATGAAACGCCTAGGAAAACATTGCCAACCAACCACATGCACCATATCGCGAACGCGGGTATCCCATTTGCGATCTTGCCAGCATTCTATAAGAATGGCATCCTCGCAAATTTCAATCAAGCTCAGCCCAACCCTTTTAATTCCGTCCTCTCCTGCCCTTTCCAATCCCTTGCGCCGGAGCGCCGTGTCTTTTCTCAATGCCTAACCCTCTTCTCCCGGCCGAAATGCCCCCCTTGCCACTTCGtccaccttgtccaccaCGTCCGCCCCTCATACCGCCTCTGCCGCGGAACTTGTTACCTCTTTCGGCGCGGCCGGGACTCATCTTGCTCTTGATCATGGCGACGTCATCCCCATCCATCTCATCcatgtcttcgtcgtctttaGAGCGGCGATTTGAGAACTTGAGCTTGCCGCCTCTGCCGCGCTTCGCTGCGTCTTTGCCCTTGAGGGCGGCGACGTAGGCACCTACTCCCGAGGTTTCGGGCTTGTCAATGTCCATGCCATCTTCGGCTGCAGGTTCGTCGTCACTGTCTGCGCCAAGGATGAGCTTGCCGTCAAGGTCGAATTTGGCTTTGGACTTGGTAGGGTTGCGGTTTTTGAGGGGTTTGGTGGAAGAGATGTTAGCCAGGGCTTTCTTGTCGAGAAGATCGAGCggctcatcgtcatcttcgatGATGTATGTCTTGCCGCCCTTTTGagacttcttcttctgtcgGGGGGCCGTCGTTTCATCATCTGATGCGGCAGAATCGTCGGAGTCGCTACTGTACAGGGCCTGGTCGTACTCGTTCTCATACTGACGCTTGCCGGACTGCTCTTCGTCAGACTCGTCACTGGCATCATCGCCTTGACCGGTACGAGtggcttccttcttcttcttggtgcGTTCCTTGGTCTTGCGGATATTGACAATGAGCTTGCGATCGGCCTCCGGGCAATTCTTGTGAATGAGGTCGTAGCCGAAACGTCGTACCATGCGTTCAAGAATGTGCTTGACTTTGGCTTTGAAGTGGCCTTTGTGTTCGCGACTCCAGATGATGAGGTTGGGGACGAGGGTAGCTAGACGGGGAATCATAAGCTCCAAGGGGAGACTGATGACGCAAATTTTGACGAAGCCGAGACAGCTCTTCACGATTTCGCGGTTATTGGAGGTGAGAAAGAGGTCCATGGTTTGGACAAGATCTGAAAGCGTCTGCTCCGTCAGGGAGGAGCGGAACTCATAAAGAAGACGGCTGATGGCAGTAATGGATGCTGAAATCATGTGAGGCGTGCTGCCAGCCAGA from Metarhizium brunneum chromosome 2, complete sequence includes these protein-coding regions:
- the MBZ11 gene encoding BZIP-type transcription factor MBZ1, with the translated sequence MSTSSQTIDVDALLDFSACDGSYNSPSLSPSTASKPTFASPVTAAVSTPSLPSTTQTLSGPSHNYDMYRQQTGFVPGALTNTMAVNQTNNTGYQDFGSLDYLSSFSPENDVFDFNASPSQGTMEMEFESPADSQFFPTVNPSSIEHDTSALSQTSSVGRLWPGAHSQAALAKAQAQQRQQQQQQLIQQTQRQTSPKSRGKAPQPTDPIVEQKITQLLNSMRAKPASNEPESQSVLNNLPRTKKDEEEMDEDERLLASEEGKKLSSKERRQLRNKVSARAFRSRRKEYISQLEAEIANKVNENGDLRSQNRALMDENKRLTDLTRMLLSSPSFSTFLDNLSANPTGLPQGSPVKIEQNPQQEQNQVPKDVNAYNSQFSSQQQIGMAMIPEQTMDFSLLSLGNTYNFQPQVFVVDTPEVPNAIDASVLSGKTSNFVEESFSSDDEKVEVPVIERPLKTKAIETPEAPVDEEFESDPEFALFHSEPATTTTTPKDIDTENLAGIDLFGGIESEKMFARYELVNATEEEATAAFAMARVQRISANIDSVVSRLELLTMDI